In a single window of the Gemmatimonadota bacterium genome:
- a CDS encoding efflux RND transporter permease subunit, whose protein sequence is MSLSTTALRRPVATMSATLALILLGAVSLGKMPVSLLPDVALPVLTVRTVYDGAAPEEVSRFIAEPIEKAVGNTPGMVEMRSVSRNGEGTTTLRFSWGTDMAKTVLAVREKLDNARNSLPTTAARPTLLTSDPGERPIAVLALTGPGDLRAVARAALDVHARRLEQITGVASVAVVGEPADEIRVDVDAERIRALGLTSDDVANAVKSANAMATGGTIRRGQFRFPVRTFTELRDPADIRNIPVGPSSKHVVMGDIATVTPASADPRTIVRLDGAEAVGLVVYKDAGSNTVAVTKELQKTLDVLRKEFPKVKIRLVAAQAQFVQDALSNLSQEIIAGGILSILLILVFLRDWRMSLAIGLMVPLSVLVSLTLLQLFNVTINILSLGGLALAVGLLVDNAIVVAEATGRMRDEGVGFWESARLGTEEVAGPLFAGTLTTVLVFGPIVFVQGLAAALFRDLSISVVLTVSASLVMALTMMPVMMTLGHRRERGEEGGEQLGESSGAAEVIPKHAEVDNRKLTRWGHELAEMYEAGMEWSLNNPKKVFVTSIAVTVATVFITMALPREILPQVDEGTAVAEMRLPAGTAIEETTRQAARIEAAAAKLGSKGVYVRVGVASDEEVLSGAEPGSAGTATFVIPVPDGMVATKFADALRRAVPDLANGSLSLDLAGQSEFGSLIGREGRSVKVEVMAPKIETAAAAAEQVRTALSKLKTLADVQDAFAGTQPIVEVTLLRDRIAQRNIQISAVSNALKGALGGVPAGDLRETDRRTPIQIRYSGLSNENLDAALASTVQGVPVGQLVSIRETRAPIEVVRIGQRPVSVVEGVVETGGTARAAADVEKAMTALKSQLDPSVEWAVTGADTEQRKTSRELSIVALLSVALMFLVLAGEFASFTTPLLIMTTVPLAGAGGIIALWITGQSINAVSLIGIVVMIGMADNEAVVKLDAIQRFRDAGHPIHEAILLGGRQRLRAIAMTSLTTITGVLPLVFNWGSGGALYQPLAAGIIGGSVSALLVTFFLLPTAYAVIERRKERKALAAAAAMEAMA, encoded by the coding sequence GTGTCCTTGAGTACTACGGCGCTCCGGCGCCCCGTCGCGACGATGTCGGCGACCCTCGCCCTGATCCTTCTCGGCGCAGTGTCGCTCGGCAAGATGCCGGTGTCGCTGCTCCCCGATGTCGCCCTGCCGGTGCTGACGGTGCGCACCGTGTACGATGGCGCGGCACCGGAAGAAGTCTCGCGCTTCATCGCCGAACCGATCGAAAAGGCCGTGGGCAACACCCCCGGCATGGTCGAGATGCGCTCGGTCTCGCGCAATGGCGAGGGCACCACGACGCTCCGCTTCTCGTGGGGCACCGACATGGCAAAGACCGTGTTGGCCGTGCGCGAGAAGCTCGATAACGCCCGCAACTCGCTCCCGACCACTGCCGCGCGCCCCACGCTGCTGACGTCAGACCCGGGTGAGCGACCGATCGCCGTGCTTGCGCTCACCGGCCCGGGAGATCTCCGCGCTGTCGCACGCGCCGCGCTCGACGTGCACGCTCGCCGGCTCGAGCAGATCACCGGAGTCGCGTCGGTGGCCGTGGTCGGCGAACCCGCAGATGAAATTCGTGTCGACGTTGATGCTGAGCGCATTCGTGCCCTCGGCCTCACCTCCGACGACGTCGCCAACGCGGTCAAGAGCGCCAACGCGATGGCGACCGGCGGCACCATCCGCCGCGGTCAGTTCCGCTTCCCGGTGCGCACCTTCACCGAACTGCGCGACCCGGCCGACATCCGGAACATACCGGTCGGCCCGTCGAGCAAGCATGTGGTGATGGGCGACATCGCGACCGTGACACCGGCCAGCGCCGACCCACGCACCATCGTGCGCCTCGACGGCGCCGAAGCCGTCGGGCTTGTGGTCTACAAGGACGCCGGCTCCAACACGGTGGCGGTCACCAAGGAGCTGCAGAAGACGCTCGACGTGCTGCGGAAGGAATTCCCGAAGGTCAAGATCCGCCTTGTCGCGGCGCAAGCGCAGTTCGTTCAGGACGCGCTCTCGAACCTGTCGCAGGAAATCATCGCCGGCGGCATTCTCTCGATCCTGCTGATCCTGGTCTTCCTGCGCGACTGGCGGATGTCGCTCGCCATCGGCCTGATGGTGCCGCTCTCGGTGCTGGTCTCGCTCACCCTGCTGCAGCTCTTCAACGTCACCATCAACATCCTCTCGCTCGGCGGACTCGCACTGGCCGTCGGTCTTCTCGTCGACAACGCAATCGTCGTCGCCGAAGCGACCGGGCGAATGCGCGATGAAGGGGTCGGCTTCTGGGAATCGGCACGCCTCGGCACCGAGGAAGTCGCCGGACCGCTCTTCGCCGGCACCCTCACCACGGTGCTCGTCTTCGGACCGATCGTCTTCGTGCAGGGGCTCGCGGCCGCGCTCTTCCGCGATCTCTCGATTTCCGTGGTACTGACCGTGAGCGCGTCGCTGGTGATGGCGCTCACGATGATGCCGGTGATGATGACGCTCGGCCATCGCCGCGAGCGCGGCGAAGAGGGCGGCGAACAGCTTGGCGAAAGCAGTGGTGCCGCAGAAGTCATCCCGAAGCACGCCGAGGTCGACAACCGCAAGCTGACGCGGTGGGGCCACGAACTCGCCGAGATGTACGAGGCGGGAATGGAGTGGTCGCTCAACAACCCGAAGAAGGTCTTCGTGACTTCGATCGCGGTGACTGTGGCCACCGTCTTCATCACCATGGCGCTTCCCCGCGAGATTCTGCCACAGGTCGACGAAGGGACGGCAGTGGCCGAGATGCGCCTCCCCGCCGGTACCGCGATCGAGGAAACCACCCGGCAGGCCGCCCGCATCGAAGCCGCCGCCGCGAAGCTCGGCAGCAAGGGCGTCTACGTGCGTGTGGGCGTCGCGTCGGACGAAGAAGTGCTTTCGGGTGCGGAGCCGGGTTCCGCCGGGACCGCTACCTTCGTGATCCCGGTCCCCGATGGTATGGTCGCGACGAAGTTCGCCGACGCGCTCCGCCGCGCCGTGCCCGACCTCGCCAACGGTTCGCTCTCGCTCGACCTCGCAGGGCAGTCGGAGTTCGGTTCACTGATCGGTCGCGAAGGGCGCTCGGTGAAGGTCGAAGTGATGGCTCCGAAGATCGAGACGGCAGCCGCCGCAGCGGAGCAGGTGCGCACGGCACTCTCGAAACTCAAGACCCTCGCCGACGTGCAGGATGCCTTTGCCGGTACCCAGCCGATCGTCGAGGTCACCCTGCTCCGCGACCGGATCGCCCAGCGGAACATCCAGATCAGCGCGGTCTCGAATGCGCTCAAGGGCGCCCTCGGTGGCGTGCCGGCCGGCGACCTGCGCGAGACCGATCGTCGCACCCCGATCCAGATCCGCTACTCCGGTCTCTCCAACGAGAACCTCGATGCCGCGCTCGCGAGCACGGTGCAGGGCGTTCCGGTGGGGCAGCTGGTGAGCATCCGCGAAACGCGCGCCCCGATCGAAGTGGTACGCATCGGACAGCGACCGGTCTCGGTCGTCGAAGGTGTGGTCGAAACCGGCGGCACTGCGAGGGCGGCGGCCGATGTCGAGAAGGCGATGACCGCACTCAAGTCACAACTCGACCCGTCGGTGGAGTGGGCGGTCACGGGCGCCGACACCGAACAGCGGAAGACGTCGCGCGAACTCAGCATCGTGGCGCTGCTCTCGGTGGCACTGATGTTCCTGGTGCTCGCGGGCGAGTTCGCCTCGTTCACCACGCCGCTGCTGATCATGACGACGGTGCCGCTCGCCGGCGCCGGCGGCATCATCGCACTCTGGATCACCGGTCAGTCGATCAACGCCGTCTCACTCATCGGTATCGTGGTGATGATCGGTATGGCCGACAACGAGGCGGTGGTCAAGCTCGATGCGATTCAGCGCTTCCGGGATGCGGGTCACCCGATTCACGAGGCGATCCTGCTCGGTGGCCGTCAGCGACTGCGCGCCATCGCGATGACCTCGCTCACGACCATCACCGGCGTCCTGCCGCTGGTGTTCAACTGGGGCAGCGGCGGTGCGCTCTATCAGCCGCTCGCAGCGGGCATCATCGGCGGTTCTGTCTCGGCGCTGCTGGTGACCTTCTTCCTGCTGCCGACCGCCTACGCCGTGATCGAACGACGCAAGGAACGGAAGGCGCTCGCTGCCGCGGCTGCGATGGAGGCGATGGCATGA
- a CDS encoding efflux RND transporter permease subunit — MIHWAATRPAVVWAFAAGLVIAGGVAFTKLPLATKTTVDLPTISISAIWRGASPELTETYLTSPIEAAVQGVHGVRKTSSTSSERGASIRVELDPEADITMARLAILERMETLRRELPAAAQNTVSVSNYVPEELDQQPLLEVNITGPYTPGALQRISKDQVQPRLEALPGIAGLGQNGGATNGVLLSYDPSRLRQLGINPFLLVQAVDQAKVVEALGVTRDGSTERHVSLRDVPHAIEDLERLPIRGPGGQVYALGELAAIHPEEDSRGNFYRLNGQTAVTLSLQRQAGADAIKTAAAARAVLAEIAPTLPPGVHLRIERDESIDLDKELNDLLLRGGIAFAAVLLVMMLTLREVGRSFLVLGSAVVAIAGTALGLYLFKIPANLLTLAGLAMGIGILVQNGLVVVERMRMVPNTPEARAAAGSAIGPAVIGSTLTTAVVLFPFLYLQGNARAAFMPFAAAFTLALFWSVITALVLVPAVGRGGGGQKRGWKRLSHAYERTSFHLLRWRWATITLTVAIIGVLTWGFIKKVPRNSWGGYWGGGQRTTVSARVSFPRGSDPEDIERIVSELERVAVGREGVALVRSNGNGMGGGVLVEFTKEGGLTDIPWVISDAMTQRAVLIGGTDNVSVSPPQGPGFNNSSGGGSINKQVKILGYSFEGVKKVAEDLKARLDRIPRVREVNINTAGWFNRERAVSIALTPDRQALGRIGATAQDYASSVAREVQNASGGTELEINGETVTANVRAAGSAFRQLDQLRAGQVSNPNGAPVRISDVSSVEEVEGLSRIEREDQQYVRILSYDFRGPQKLADRTHKAFMSSITVPPGYTVNDDQGKWADDESSKGLWLVFGIGLVLVLLAVALVFDSVWAAGMVFLSLPMALAGVVAAFWITGSAFTREAAVGVILVVGHAVNQSILLIDAVLLARRRHGGKATGADVLRAMIDRAGMIVIVTLTTTASLIPMAWGTASDTMFGAIALAMAGGMFAGTLGALFLLPAFLLGFRHRKWGRRRKKPPAAPMLAPAPELAGS; from the coding sequence ATGATCCACTGGGCCGCGACTCGCCCCGCCGTGGTCTGGGCCTTCGCGGCCGGGCTCGTTATTGCCGGCGGCGTGGCATTCACCAAGCTGCCACTGGCAACGAAGACCACGGTCGACCTGCCGACCATCAGCATCAGCGCCATCTGGCGCGGCGCGTCGCCTGAACTCACCGAGACCTACCTCACCTCGCCGATCGAGGCAGCGGTGCAGGGTGTCCACGGCGTCCGGAAGACCTCGTCCACCTCAAGCGAGCGTGGCGCATCGATCCGGGTGGAGCTCGATCCGGAAGCCGACATCACCATGGCGCGACTCGCGATCCTCGAGCGGATGGAAACACTGCGTCGCGAGCTTCCCGCCGCCGCGCAGAACACGGTCAGCGTCAGCAATTACGTCCCTGAGGAGCTCGACCAGCAGCCGTTGCTCGAGGTGAACATCACGGGCCCGTACACCCCTGGTGCATTGCAGCGGATATCGAAGGATCAGGTGCAGCCGCGCCTCGAGGCGTTGCCGGGCATTGCCGGCCTCGGCCAGAACGGTGGCGCGACCAACGGCGTGCTCCTCTCCTACGACCCGAGTCGCCTGCGACAGCTTGGCATCAATCCGTTCCTGCTGGTGCAGGCGGTGGATCAGGCCAAAGTTGTCGAAGCGCTCGGCGTGACCCGTGACGGTTCGACTGAGCGCCATGTCTCGCTCCGCGATGTGCCGCATGCCATCGAAGACCTCGAACGGCTGCCGATCCGCGGTCCTGGGGGCCAGGTGTACGCGTTGGGAGAGCTTGCGGCGATTCATCCCGAGGAAGACAGCCGCGGCAATTTCTATCGCCTCAACGGTCAGACGGCAGTCACCCTCTCACTGCAGCGGCAGGCAGGCGCCGACGCCATCAAGACCGCAGCTGCTGCGCGCGCCGTCCTCGCCGAGATTGCCCCGACGCTGCCGCCTGGGGTGCACCTGCGGATCGAGCGCGATGAGAGCATCGACCTCGACAAGGAACTCAACGACCTGCTGCTGCGCGGCGGGATCGCCTTCGCCGCCGTGCTCCTGGTGATGATGCTCACCCTGCGCGAGGTCGGCCGCTCCTTCCTCGTGCTCGGCAGTGCGGTGGTTGCGATCGCCGGCACCGCACTCGGCCTCTACCTCTTCAAGATTCCGGCAAATCTGCTGACGCTCGCCGGCCTCGCGATGGGAATCGGCATCCTGGTGCAGAACGGGCTCGTGGTGGTCGAACGGATGCGGATGGTGCCGAACACGCCCGAGGCGCGCGCTGCAGCCGGCTCGGCGATCGGCCCCGCAGTTATCGGCTCGACCCTGACCACCGCCGTGGTGCTCTTCCCATTCCTGTACCTGCAGGGCAATGCCCGCGCGGCCTTCATGCCGTTCGCCGCAGCGTTCACGCTGGCGCTGTTCTGGTCGGTCATCACGGCACTGGTGCTCGTGCCGGCCGTGGGCCGCGGCGGTGGCGGACAGAAGCGTGGCTGGAAGCGCCTCTCGCACGCCTATGAGCGCACGTCGTTTCACCTGCTCCGCTGGCGCTGGGCGACCATCACGCTCACGGTCGCGATCATCGGCGTGCTCACCTGGGGCTTCATCAAGAAGGTCCCGCGCAACAGCTGGGGTGGCTACTGGGGCGGCGGCCAGCGCACCACGGTCTCTGCGCGCGTGAGCTTTCCGCGCGGCTCCGACCCCGAAGACATTGAACGAATCGTCTCCGAGCTCGAGCGCGTCGCGGTGGGCCGCGAGGGCGTGGCGCTCGTCCGCTCGAACGGCAACGGGATGGGCGGTGGCGTGCTGGTGGAGTTCACGAAGGAAGGCGGCCTCACCGACATCCCCTGGGTGATCTCCGATGCGATGACGCAGCGCGCGGTCCTCATTGGTGGCACCGACAACGTAAGCGTCTCACCACCGCAGGGCCCCGGCTTCAACAACAGCTCCGGCGGCGGTTCGATCAACAAGCAGGTGAAGATCCTCGGCTATTCGTTCGAGGGGGTGAAGAAGGTCGCCGAGGACCTCAAGGCGCGCCTCGACCGGATTCCGCGCGTGCGCGAGGTCAACATCAATACCGCCGGCTGGTTCAATCGTGAGCGCGCCGTGTCGATCGCCCTCACTCCGGATCGGCAGGCGCTCGGCCGGATCGGCGCGACTGCGCAGGATTATGCCAGTAGTGTCGCGCGTGAAGTGCAGAACGCCTCGGGCGGCACCGAACTCGAAATCAACGGCGAGACCGTGACCGCCAACGTTCGCGCTGCGGGTTCGGCCTTCCGCCAGCTCGACCAGCTCCGTGCGGGGCAGGTTTCCAATCCCAACGGCGCACCGGTCCGGATCAGCGATGTCAGTTCGGTCGAGGAGGTCGAGGGACTCTCGCGCATCGAGCGTGAAGACCAGCAGTACGTCCGCATTCTGAGTTACGACTTCCGCGGTCCGCAGAAACTCGCCGACCGCACTCACAAGGCGTTCATGAGTTCGATCACCGTGCCGCCGGGCTACACCGTCAATGACGATCAGGGAAAGTGGGCCGACGACGAATCCTCGAAGGGACTCTGGCTCGTCTTCGGTATCGGCCTCGTGCTGGTGCTGCTCGCCGTCGCACTGGTCTTCGATTCGGTCTGGGCGGCCGGCATGGTCTTCCTCTCGCTGCCGATGGCACTGGCCGGCGTGGTCGCGGCCTTCTGGATCACCGGGAGCGCGTTCACGCGCGAGGCGGCGGTCGGTGTGATTCTCGTGGTGGGGCACGCGGTCAACCAGTCGATCCTGCTCATCGATGCGGTGTTGCTCGCGCGCCGTCGTCACGGCGGCAAGGCGACCGGCGCCGATGTGTTGCGCGCGATGATCGACCGCGCGGGCATGATCGTGATCGTCACCCTCACCACGACTGCCTCACTGATCCCGATGGCGTGGGGCACCGCCTCCGACACGATGTTCGGCGCCATCGCCCTCGCAATGGCTGGCGGGATGTTCGCGGGAACACTCGGCGCCCTCTTCCTCCTCCCCGCATTTCTACTGGGATTTCGGCACCGGAAGTGGGGGCGACGCCGGAAGAAGCCCCCCGCGGCACCGATGCTGGCCCCTGCCCCGGAGCTTGCAGGCAGCTGA
- a CDS encoding efflux RND transporter periplasmic adaptor subunit — MPRPNDLATYAVLLVVGTAACTKKSPAPSAPPPVSVASATRQDVPLLVEATGTAEPTRSVAIEAQVGGVLTRVAFSEGQPVTAGQLLFEIDPRQYRAALSQAEAALARDAAQAAAVLLDLKRVETLSAQQYLTQQQLDQARANAATQTATLRLDSAQVTQAQINLQRASITAPISGRAGTFLLREGNLVRANSGEPMVVINQISPIRVRFPVAADQFDAVRRRASGSLVVTATAISDSAASAPQTGRLVFLDNAVDPTTGTVALKAEFPNPGGVLWPGALVRVTLRLELERGVVVVPRAAVQNGQSGTVVWVIDSSSTARLRPVQVRRTTDSLAVLNSGIHEGDRVVIDGQLKLVDGSKVSVRGAEKSK, encoded by the coding sequence ATGCCACGACCCAATGATCTCGCCACGTATGCAGTACTTCTCGTGGTCGGGACTGCAGCCTGCACCAAGAAGAGCCCTGCCCCGTCCGCGCCTCCCCCGGTATCCGTTGCCTCAGCAACGCGTCAGGATGTCCCGCTCCTGGTCGAAGCGACCGGGACGGCCGAACCGACCCGTTCGGTCGCGATCGAGGCCCAGGTTGGTGGCGTCCTGACCCGAGTCGCCTTTTCCGAAGGCCAGCCGGTCACCGCCGGGCAGCTCCTCTTCGAGATCGATCCGCGACAATACCGGGCAGCGCTGAGCCAGGCCGAAGCGGCCCTCGCCCGCGACGCGGCGCAGGCCGCCGCCGTCCTGCTCGACCTCAAGCGGGTCGAAACGCTCTCGGCCCAACAGTATCTCACCCAGCAACAGCTTGATCAGGCGCGCGCCAATGCCGCGACCCAGACGGCGACACTTCGCCTCGATTCGGCCCAGGTCACCCAGGCGCAAATCAATCTCCAGCGCGCATCGATCACGGCCCCGATCAGCGGCCGCGCCGGCACCTTCCTGTTGCGCGAAGGGAACCTCGTGCGCGCCAACAGTGGCGAACCGATGGTGGTGATCAACCAGATCTCGCCGATCCGGGTGCGCTTCCCTGTGGCCGCCGACCAGTTCGATGCCGTGCGGCGTCGGGCCAGCGGCAGTCTCGTCGTGACCGCGACCGCCATCTCTGACTCGGCTGCCTCCGCGCCGCAGACCGGACGCCTCGTCTTTCTCGACAACGCGGTGGATCCGACCACCGGCACCGTAGCGCTCAAGGCCGAGTTCCCGAATCCGGGCGGCGTGCTCTGGCCGGGAGCGCTGGTGCGGGTGACGTTGCGCCTCGAGCTCGAACGGGGCGTTGTCGTGGTGCCGCGCGCCGCGGTGCAGAACGGTCAGTCGGGGACAGTGGTGTGGGTCATCGATTCAAGCAGCACCGCGCGCCTGCGACCGGTGCAGGTGCGCCGCACCACCGACTCGCTGGCGGTGCTCAACAGCGGCATTCATGAGGGTGATCGGGTCGTGATCGACGGGCAGCTCAAACTCGTCGACGGCAGCAAGGTCTCGGTGCGGGGTGCGGAGAAGTCGAAGTGA